taagaaatatttcggCAACCTATCTCGCCCATGAACCGCGATCAGGCGTCTCACAAGAGAAGAATGGTCAAGGACTAGgtcgaaaaatgaaataatcatATCCGATCAGAAACGTACGGTGTTCTCCACCTTATTACCtagttattttttttattattaaccgTTTTACAATTATTCGGTATTGTATTCGACGTGTCGCAGAAAACACATAACGATCGATCCACGTACGTAActacgtatgtatgtatgtagtTACCTAAATGTACTTCGCGTTATTGAAATTCAATGCTACCGAAGCAACTTTAACCAACGTAtgtacattgaaaaatttggaaaatttcaacaGGAATTTCAAGCAACAACGCGATggattttctattaaaaaatccAGAAGACGAAAATGTCCATTTTATCGATGATAGCAAATACAAGGGCACCTGGAATGCGCTGGGCATGGAGGGAATCGGGAAATACGTTCTACCTCATAGTTAGTATAATTCGCAAAAAGTGGCATGAAAGAATCTGAAATACGGGTTTCTTTGCGCTTCTTTTTCCGAACGAAAGCCAACGACGGGCAATGTATCGGTAACAGAGGGATTATAGAGGAAAAGTTCAGCGGGAACGGTTGGTACATACAGTGCAATTCGAATGTCAATTGCGCTTTCCAATGCTTCGAATTAAGTTTTCCAAGTGTACTACCTGAATAAAACCAGGTCGACAAGGCGTATATACGAATACCAATAATTCTGTCTACGATGCGCGTACAATACACGTACAATATTATACGAGCATTTCTCGTACGTACGTAAGTCGATACGTACCGTTACGCGACCATTTTGGTTGCTTCGTGTTCCAGAGTTTCTGCGCGTATTTCGTTTACCGATAGCTCAACGATCCTATGTTTTCTTGCAACTTAATTATATCATTCTCTTCCTCCTCATtcttctctctccctctctctctctctttatttttatccttCTTTCTCACCCTCGTGTTTCATCAGGCCTAAATAACTAAGTACTTATGTACGTACACGATGCTTTATTTTATCGGTAACAGATGCCATGTTCGAAGGAGAGCTCCGCGATAGTACTTTTCACGGTCATGGTAGCATGTATTGGATTCGTGGACAAAGGATGGACGGTGTTTGGTACCGCGGTCAATGCAACAAAAGCCGATACATCTTTAACGACGGATTGACGTTTCGTCAAAAAAATTGGAAATACTGCAAATTTCCCGATAGGCGGTTCATACTttgttctttaaaaaaaaaaaaaaataataataataataataattcctatatacaatatatgtatacataacacgaaatgtaataaaacaaatctAGAATAGACATTgggaaaaaatttttttttttttttaaaccacATCAGATACTATGCCTGCCTAAAGTATGGATTAAGACCTGCCGGTGCAACCTTGCGTACGAATAATCAAGCCGGACTTGTCATCTCTCCTAACTGTTACGACGCGGGCATCGGAATTTTTAATCCACGTACGAATtgtatcgtatcgtatcgaaATCCGAACAAGGTAGGTCGGATAATATAATAGATGATTCTGTCGTCGggaaatttaataatcttgTCGATATACATTTATCTTGAATCACAAAGGTACTTGAAATACCAAACGACGCGTTCGTTCGATGGATAGAAAGCAATTGTCTGAAGGCATGGTCCGAACCTACCGGTTATCGGGAAGATCTATATGAAAATTGGTATTTCACGAATTTCGATACGGCCATTCTTTCAAAGTTACTGCCTTTTTCGAACAATTCCTCCGATTCTTGGTGGAGAAGGTACGTACAAACGAACAAACTTTAAATATAACTGACTAttatccttttttattttaatccttCTTTCTCTTATATTCGTTTCGAGATTATCCACTTTTCAAAGGGACCTTAcacgaaacgaagaaaaacTGAAAACTAATTGCTTGTCTGTCAAATCGGATACGTTTCAAATGGATatttaagaaagaaagaaagaagaaaaaggtaCTTGCAACGTTTAAACGATACATCATTTTACAAATATACTTTTTTTCTAAACTTCTTCAACCAAAATGAATATAATctacaattatttaatcaatAGTTGCTTTCGCTCCGTTACTACGTTAggcaaattttctttttggcGTACACGATACACTACCGACAATCTCTTTGGTATACATTCGGTAGTTGTGCAGCCAATGATATCCAAAATCACCTGCACTTTGTGCGTTTCGTTTCCTTCGGAAACTTTGATCGATATCGGATGCGAAAGTTCTCCGCTTATCGCTGCAGCACTCCACCTGTTTTCCGGTAAACTCACGCTCCACTTCTGTGGCGCGTCCTGATTCAACTTTATATCGCGCTCGTGGAAAATCACATCAAACTCTAGATTGAATTTACCACCTTTATTACTGATTGCCGTATCAAAGAAGTAAACGTCGTTGAAATCGTTATTCGTCTCGATTACGCTCATTTTTAGAGATAACTAAAAACATAACAGCGAATACGAAAGCGTGTCAATTAAAagatattcttttttttttcttttaccttgGTAATGCTTCCGTTCGTTGTGTCGATCACCTTTATTATGTGATTATTAGTGTCTGCAACGTACAAAGTATCACCGCTAAAATTGACAGCAATGCCGCTAGGTTCGTTAAACTGTAACAACAGATATAAATCGGTCGAAAGTACAATTTctaaacgaaacgaaacgaaacgaaacgaaacgaaacgaaacggaacGTACCACGAAATTCTGGTTAGGTTTTCCATCACCGTACAAAGTTTTACAGCAACCAGTGCTCGCttcgattc
The genomic region above belongs to Osmia bicornis bicornis chromosome 9, iOsmBic2.1, whole genome shotgun sequence and contains:
- the LOC114880551 gene encoding MORN repeat-containing protein 5-like: MDFLLKNPEDENVHFIDDSKYKGTWNALGMEGIGKYVLPHNAMFEGELRDSTFHGHGSMYWIRGQRMDGVWYRGQCNKSRYIFNDGLTFRQKNWKYCKFPDRRYYACLKYGLRPAGATLRTNNQAGLVISPNCYDAGIGIFNPRTNCIVSYRNPNKVLEIPNDAFVRWIESNCLKAWSEPTGYREDLYENWYFTNFDTAILSKLLPFSNNSSDSWWRRYVQTNKL